One stretch of Chryseobacterium indologenes DNA includes these proteins:
- a CDS encoding 3-oxoacyl-ACP synthase III family protein translates to MIRISKIEYYLPELVLTNKDLEKEFPEWSSERIREKVGIIQRHIASENETVLDLAIQSSEKVFEEYDRSKIDFILFCTQSPDYFLPTTACILQDKLGLRKNIGAVDFNLGCSGFVYGLAFAKGLVTAGIANSILLITSETYTKHIHPKDKGNRCLFGDASASVIVEKDRNAGDYKFCLGTDGSGAENLMVKKGGFRTDFLINPNHEFSPENLYMNGPEIFNFTIEKIPGLIKETMDANALSMDDIDYFVFHQANSFMLNYLRRKTKIPTEKFYIDMEKTGNTVSATIPIALKNMQDKGLLKKGNKILLAGFGVGYSWGATIMDF, encoded by the coding sequence ATGATAAGAATTTCTAAAATAGAGTATTATTTGCCTGAATTGGTTCTTACAAATAAGGATTTGGAAAAGGAATTTCCTGAGTGGAGTTCTGAAAGAATCCGGGAAAAAGTAGGGATCATACAGCGTCATATTGCTTCAGAAAATGAAACCGTTTTGGATCTGGCTATACAGTCGTCAGAAAAGGTTTTTGAGGAGTATGACAGGAGTAAAATAGATTTTATTCTTTTCTGTACCCAGAGCCCGGATTATTTCCTTCCAACCACAGCCTGTATTTTACAGGATAAACTTGGATTGAGAAAAAATATTGGAGCTGTAGATTTCAATTTGGGATGTTCCGGATTTGTTTATGGACTGGCTTTTGCTAAAGGATTAGTTACCGCTGGAATTGCCAACAGTATTTTGCTGATTACCTCAGAAACGTATACTAAACATATTCATCCAAAAGATAAAGGAAACCGTTGTCTTTTTGGAGATGCATCGGCATCGGTAATTGTTGAGAAAGATAGGAATGCAGGTGATTATAAGTTCTGCCTCGGAACTGACGGCAGCGGAGCCGAAAATTTAATGGTGAAAAAAGGGGGCTTCAGAACAGATTTTCTGATCAACCCCAATCATGAGTTCAGCCCTGAAAACCTTTATATGAACGGTCCTGAAATTTTTAATTTCACCATAGAAAAGATTCCGGGACTGATTAAAGAGACCATGGATGCAAATGCGCTCAGTATGGATGATATTGATTATTTTGTCTTTCATCAGGCAAATTCATTTATGTTGAATTATTTGAGGCGGAAAACAAAGATTCCCACCGAAAAATTCTACATCGACATGGAAAAAACAGGGAATACCGTTTCTGCAACGATTCCTATTGCGCTGAAAAATATGCAGGATAAAGGACTGTTGAAAAAAGGAAATAAAATTTTACTGGCCGGCTTTGGAGTAGGGTATTCCTGGGGAGCCACCATAATGGACTTTTAA
- a CDS encoding acyltransferase family protein: MKISQITFTRFLAAMAIVISHFNKDLFLYKIDYISNIFLKANVGVSYFFILSGFIMIVAYHKKDKIEYFDYYKNRFARIYPLYVLGLLLYLVTRYSGFSMYKGLLYLFGLQSWIPGEAMVLNFPGWSISVEFLFYLLFPLLYNYFYSKGNKSIWVITIIIWVITQAFCSLYSDSSYYKGPHTESHEFLYYFPLMHINEFLVGNLAGLYFVRNAGQKNYDIPVVIIFGLIVLSLMFSSFFYHNGLMAVLFIPLIILISRNNGVLSRLFSLKPLEYLGEASYAIYITHIPVLYILRELLILGKYNFSIDIVFWIYIVFLIIVCILFYQFIEKPLRDYLKRLKIT, encoded by the coding sequence ATGAAAATAAGTCAGATTACATTTACCAGATTTCTTGCGGCAATGGCCATTGTCATTTCCCATTTCAATAAAGATCTGTTTTTATATAAAATCGATTATATTTCAAATATATTTCTGAAAGCCAATGTAGGAGTGAGTTACTTCTTCATTCTTTCAGGTTTTATTATGATTGTGGCTTATCACAAAAAAGATAAGATTGAATATTTTGACTATTATAAAAACCGGTTTGCAAGGATTTATCCCTTATATGTGCTTGGACTTTTACTGTATTTGGTGACCCGATACTCCGGTTTTAGTATGTATAAAGGACTTTTATATCTGTTTGGCCTCCAGAGCTGGATTCCTGGCGAAGCGATGGTACTGAATTTTCCCGGATGGTCCATTTCAGTAGAGTTTCTGTTTTATCTGCTCTTTCCTTTGCTCTATAATTATTTTTACTCTAAAGGAAATAAAAGTATTTGGGTAATCACCATTATCATCTGGGTCATTACACAGGCATTTTGCAGCTTGTATTCGGATTCATCTTATTACAAGGGACCACACACAGAAAGTCATGAATTTTTGTATTACTTTCCTCTGATGCATATCAATGAATTTCTGGTGGGAAATCTTGCAGGATTATATTTTGTGAGAAATGCGGGACAAAAGAATTATGATATTCCTGTTGTTATTATTTTTGGATTGATTGTATTGTCACTGATGTTTAGTTCATTTTTCTATCACAATGGTTTGATGGCAGTGTTATTTATTCCGCTTATTATCTTGATCTCAAGGAATAATGGAGTGCTATCAAGGTTGTTTTCATTAAAACCCTTAGAATATTTGGGAGAGGCAAGCTATGCAATATATATTACCCATATTCCTGTTCTCTATATTCTTAGAGAGCTTTTAATATTGGGAAAATATAATTTTTCCATTGATATTGTATTCTGGATTTACATCGTATTTCTTATTATAGTCTGCATTCTGTTTTATCAATTTATAGAAAAGCCATTAAGAGATTATCTGAAAAGGCTGAAGATCACATAA
- a CDS encoding class I SAM-dependent methyltransferase: MSEITRVLKTFVGYLKRPDLYPELGRKIIKNTVNRGNAFKGKEKTNSWAAGRAVSQKEAVSKLFGLEIDTFRNDYHEVLAKASQRENECPVKMGGPGALELIYYACEFTHAQHVVETGVAYGWSSLASLLSLVKRNGTLYSSDMPYLAQDGDQYVGYVIPETLRGNWKLFRFADRESLPKIFAEKATFDVLHYDSDKSYNGRMWAYDVLYHHLKKGGVFISDDIGDNSSYQDFCEKNKIDTTVVEYEGKYIGVFIK; this comes from the coding sequence GTGAGTGAAATAACGAGAGTTCTCAAAACATTTGTTGGGTATCTGAAAAGACCGGATCTTTATCCGGAATTGGGCCGGAAGATTATTAAAAATACTGTTAACAGAGGCAATGCTTTTAAGGGGAAAGAAAAAACCAATTCCTGGGCGGCCGGAAGAGCGGTATCACAGAAAGAAGCCGTTTCAAAGCTTTTCGGGTTAGAGATAGATACTTTTCGTAATGATTATCATGAAGTGTTAGCAAAAGCCAGCCAAAGAGAAAATGAGTGTCCTGTGAAAATGGGAGGCCCCGGAGCTTTGGAGCTGATTTACTATGCATGTGAGTTTACCCATGCTCAGCATGTTGTGGAAACGGGAGTCGCTTATGGATGGTCTTCATTAGCCTCACTACTGTCTCTTGTAAAAAGAAATGGAACCTTGTACAGTTCAGATATGCCTTATCTTGCACAGGATGGAGATCAATATGTAGGATATGTGATTCCTGAAACGCTTAGAGGCAACTGGAAATTATTCCGTTTTGCAGACAGGGAATCTCTGCCGAAGATTTTTGCCGAAAAGGCAACATTTGATGTTCTTCACTATGACTCAGATAAAAGTTATAACGGAAGAATGTGGGCGTACGATGTGCTTTATCACCATTTGAAAAAAGGAGGTGTTTTCATCAGTGATGATATTGGCGATAATTCTTCCTATCAGGATTTCTGTGAAAAAAATAAGATAGACACTACAGTGGTAGAATACGAAGGAAAATACATTGGTGTTTTTATTAAATAA
- a CDS encoding glycosyltransferase: MPENKKIQVLFRHRSMEMGGVEKVVLSMLNNLNRDKFELTICLNMDQGELRNEIPSHVKKIYLTEGKESFSKNPFIHKLQLVRRRLKLMRILKTPRIHDRILGNKKFDIEISPSYATFSSVNNSSNQHSKKIGWFHSEINLPALQPAVPEIIDNFQKFDHIIYCSKRIKEMMHLYYPDLKYPGESVVINAIPIEEIKKKAEEKLKDFPQGPVFVSVGRLHHRKGYHKLIDAHKRLIDEGFHHSILVLGNGEEMENLKAQINTNNVRDTFILCGNKMNPYPYIKNADYFILPSESEAWPLVIAEALILQKPIIATDTGDVGIMIKDRETGYLINYETNEMYEAMKKFLSDPELISSIRKNLLTIEEQFDNQKIFNAVEQILEDLYQQTLSE; the protein is encoded by the coding sequence ATGCCAGAAAATAAGAAAATACAGGTTCTTTTCAGACACCGCTCGATGGAAATGGGAGGGGTGGAAAAAGTAGTATTGAGCATGCTCAACAATCTGAATCGTGACAAATTTGAATTAACAATATGCCTTAATATGGATCAGGGAGAGCTTCGAAATGAAATTCCCAGCCATGTAAAAAAGATTTATCTTACTGAAGGTAAAGAGAGTTTTTCTAAAAACCCTTTTATCCATAAACTTCAGCTTGTTCGCAGAAGGTTAAAACTGATGCGAATATTAAAGACTCCCAGAATTCATGACCGTATCTTAGGAAACAAAAAGTTCGATATAGAAATTTCCCCTTCTTATGCTACATTTTCATCGGTCAATAATTCAAGCAATCAACATTCAAAAAAAATAGGATGGTTTCACTCTGAGATCAATTTACCAGCCTTACAGCCGGCAGTTCCGGAGATTATAGATAACTTTCAAAAGTTTGATCATATAATTTACTGCTCAAAAAGGATCAAAGAAATGATGCATCTTTATTATCCAGACTTAAAATACCCCGGAGAAAGTGTTGTCATCAATGCTATTCCTATTGAAGAAATTAAAAAAAAGGCAGAAGAAAAATTAAAAGACTTTCCTCAGGGACCGGTCTTTGTTTCTGTAGGCAGGCTGCATCATAGAAAAGGCTACCACAAACTTATTGATGCTCATAAAAGATTAATAGACGAAGGCTTTCATCACAGTATTTTAGTACTTGGAAACGGAGAGGAAATGGAAAACCTCAAAGCACAGATCAACACCAATAATGTTCGGGATACCTTTATTTTGTGTGGCAACAAAATGAATCCCTACCCTTACATTAAAAATGCTGACTACTTTATTCTTCCTTCCGAATCAGAAGCCTGGCCACTTGTAATTGCCGAAGCGTTGATTCTTCAAAAACCCATTATTGCAACAGATACGGGGGATGTAGGAATAATGATTAAAGATCGTGAAACAGGATACCTGATCAATTATGAAACCAACGAAATGTATGAAGCCATGAAAAAGTTCCTTTCTGACCCCGAATTGATCTCCAGCATCAGAAAGAACCTTCTTACCATTGAAGAGCAGTTTGATAATCAAAAAATCTTCAATGCTGTTGAACAAATCCTTGAAGATCTTTATCAACAGACATTAAGTGAATGA
- a CDS encoding glycosyltransferase family 2 protein: MKFSVLIAHYNNAALFRDCYDSLLKQTYPDWEAVIVDDASSEHEKEQVKAIIAEDQRFMFFENEKNSGVGVTKSRLIELATGEICGFVDPDDAILPTAIEKTIQVFKDKKKVVLTYSRFMGCDKNLKPIAPFKSAMQVRNGDPYFFNYPNQINHFVAFRKNIYEQTERMNPELRIAEDQDLYLKMYEKGDVYFIDDTNYLYRAHAGGISQNNNKGRSYDYFAQVILATMKRRNLTSINGKKIPEKYTNHQEIFALLEYQHGIWYRIKKNIIITLQKLFR; this comes from the coding sequence ATGAAGTTTTCCGTACTTATTGCTCACTATAATAATGCTGCACTGTTCAGGGATTGCTATGATTCTCTGTTAAAACAAACTTATCCCGATTGGGAGGCTGTTATTGTGGATGATGCTTCTTCAGAACATGAAAAAGAGCAGGTAAAAGCCATTATTGCAGAGGATCAAAGGTTTATGTTTTTTGAAAATGAAAAGAACAGTGGTGTAGGCGTTACAAAAAGCAGGCTTATAGAACTGGCTACCGGAGAAATTTGTGGTTTTGTAGACCCTGATGATGCAATACTTCCCACAGCTATTGAAAAGACAATCCAGGTTTTTAAAGATAAAAAGAAAGTAGTACTCACCTATTCCCGCTTTATGGGCTGCGATAAGAACCTTAAACCTATTGCCCCATTTAAATCTGCTATGCAGGTAAGGAACGGTGATCCTTATTTTTTTAATTATCCCAATCAGATCAATCATTTTGTAGCGTTCAGAAAAAATATTTATGAACAGACAGAAAGAATGAATCCTGAATTAAGAATTGCAGAAGATCAGGATCTGTATCTAAAGATGTATGAAAAAGGGGATGTTTATTTTATAGATGACACCAATTATCTTTACAGAGCCCATGCAGGAGGTATTTCCCAGAATAATAATAAAGGTAGGTCTTATGATTACTTCGCACAGGTTATCTTAGCCACCATGAAAAGAAGAAACCTTACCAGCATCAACGGAAAAAAAATTCCGGAAAAATATACCAATCATCAGGAGATTTTTGCTCTTTTAGAGTACCAGCATGGAATTTGGTACAGGATTAAAAAAAATATAATTATTACTTTACAAAAACTTTTCAGATAA
- a CDS encoding phosphopantetheine-binding protein, translated as MKTSVFLEKLQDELEENQPLNPETKLKDLENYDSISLLSVIAFVDENFDQQLDPDQFKNMETVSDLMNIIGLENFEEE; from the coding sequence ATGAAAACCTCCGTCTTTTTAGAAAAATTACAAGATGAACTAGAAGAAAACCAACCGCTGAACCCTGAAACTAAGCTGAAAGATCTGGAAAACTATGATTCCATCAGTTTACTTTCTGTTATTGCTTTTGTAGATGAAAATTTTGATCAACAGCTTGATCCGGATCAGTTTAAAAATATGGAAACTGTTTCCGATCTGATGAATATTATTGGGCTGGAAAACTTTGAAGAAGAATGA